The Nitrospirota bacterium region GTAAAGAAGGCCCGGCGCTCCAACTTTTTGCTTATATTGTCGCACCAAGTCCTATATTCGGTCTCCCAACGCGTCACTTCTGTTTCGTTCGAAACAGCCCTATTAAGGAGGTTATGAATAGCCCACGACAGATCCTCCGCTAAGTCGTCAATGGCTCTTTGACGTAGCGACCAGACGTTGAAATGCAGAGAGGCACCGATTAGGGCAAGGCCAATTATGACCAAGGTGAACTTAAACCATGGGTCGGTAACCCAAGGTGGCAAAACACCAATGAGATCAGCCGCCGCCTGCCCCGGCGTTGCTCCATAGATGACAATAAATACGCCGACCACTAATCCGGTTCCAGCAGCCCGAGTTACCGCACCCCCAATCCACATCCAAAAGGACTTCATATCGTCATGCTCGGTTGAGATGCCCAACAATGTTATTAAGCGACAAAACGAGTGTAGCAGAAATATGCTTTTTTGTAAAATAAAATTGACATAACCCATTAATTTAATTATACTCACTTGTCGGTTAATACCACAAACGGAAGGAATACACACAGTTCGGTAAATGCCCTATGCTAACTATACCGCCTGAGACATTGCGCTTTATTGCACTCATGGAAAAGCGAACCGTTCCTTCTATTCAGCGCAATTTCTATAAGAAATGGCTGCGGTCCTTTCTAACGGGGTAAATACCCATGTGGCAACAAGAAATGTCCTTGGTGTCAGGAGCCCACTCGAGAAATAGTAGCGAAAAATCTCTTGCAAATTTATCTTAACGAACATTATTGGCAAATAAAGCCTGCACTGCGCGTTTGTGAATGTAATCGTCACTTTGTTAAAGATGATCGAAGGTTGGGATCAGGAGATAGTGTCTACCCCCTTGACAAAAAACCCCTTATTTTTTAATATTTTTAGTGCTACTGGCTCAAAAGGCGCGTAGCTCAGGGGGAGAGCGCTTCCTTGACACGGAAGAGGTCGGCGGTTCGAGACCGCCCGTGCCTACCATACAGAAATTTGAGGAGCAAATTTCTGAGTTGAAAGTTAAAAGTTGACAGTGAAAAATAAAAAACTAAAATCCTTAACTCTTAACTCTCAGCTCTTAACTCATAACTTTTTAAAAGTGGAGGATTGAGGATTATAGGGACATTGGAAGACAAGGAGAAGGAAGTTCGAGAAATATACCGCCACAGCACATCTCATATCATGGCTCATGCAGTCAAGGAACTTTATCCACAGGTAAAACTTGCCATCGGTCCAGCAACTTCTGATGGTTTTTATTACGATTTTGACTACAATGGGACTTTTACCGACGAAGATCTTTTACTTATAGAAGATAAAATGAGGGAGATTATAAAAGCAGACAGGCCATTTGTCAGAAAAGAGATGCCAAGAAAAGAAGCTATAGAGCTTTTTAAAAAACTCGGGGAGACTTACAAAGTAGAGCTCCTCGAGGAAATAGAGGATGATATGGTCTCTGTATACGAAGAAGGGGGCTTTGTAGACCTCTGCCGCGGGCCTCATATTCCATCAACAGGAGGAGTTAGAGCATTTAAGCTCTTATCTGTTGCAGGTGCTTACTGGCGGGGCGATGAACACAACAAGATGTTACAGCGAATCTACGGCACATCTTTCTCCAGCGAGGATGACTTAAATACATATCTTTCTTTTCTCGAAGAGGTAAAAAGAAGGGACCACAGACGTTTAGGCAAAGATTTAGACCTCTTCAGCATTAATGATGAAATCGGGCCAGGCCTTGTTTTATGGCATCCCGGGGGCGCAGCCATCAGAAATACCATAGAAGATTTTTGGAGAGAGGAGCACTATAGGGCTGGTTATAAACTCTTATTTACTCCTCATATAGCGCGCCTTGACCTGTGGAAGAAAAGCGGCCATTGGGATTTTTATAGAGAAAATATGTATTCACCCATGGAGATTGAAAACCTTGAGTATGAGATAAAACCCATGAACTGCCCTTTTCATATAGCTGTTTATAAAACTCATCTCCACAGCTATAAAGAATTTCCGATAAAATATGCTGAGCTGGGCACGGTTTACAGATATGAGCGCTCAGGTGTCCTGCATGGGCTGTTAAGAGTACGCGGGTTTACGCAGGACGATGCCCATATCTTCTGCCGTGAAGACCAGATCGAAGACGAAATACTTAATGTCCTGGATTTCACTTTATTTATTTTGAGGACATTTGGATTTAAAGACTATGATATTTATCTGT contains the following coding sequences:
- the thrS gene encoding threonine--tRNA ligase, encoding MRIIGTLEDKEKEVREIYRHSTSHIMAHAVKELYPQVKLAIGPATSDGFYYDFDYNGTFTDEDLLLIEDKMREIIKADRPFVRKEMPRKEAIELFKKLGETYKVELLEEIEDDMVSVYEEGGFVDLCRGPHIPSTGGVRAFKLLSVAGAYWRGDEHNKMLQRIYGTSFSSEDDLNTYLSFLEEVKRRDHRRLGKDLDLFSINDEIGPGLVLWHPGGAAIRNTIEDFWREEHYRAGYKLLFTPHIARLDLWKKSGHWDFYRENMYSPMEIENLEYEIKPMNCPFHIAVYKTHLHSYKEFPIKYAELGTVYRYERSGVLHGLLRVRGFTQDDAHIFCREDQIEDEILNVLDFTLFILRTFGFKDYDIYLSTRPGKFVGTHNSWDRATAALKSALENKGLAYSIDPEGGVFYGPKIDIKVKDCLGRPWQCSTIQVDFNIPEKFDVVYRGADSKEHRPIMIHRALMGSLERFFGILIEHYAGAFPTWLSPVQVSILTIAERHSPYAHEVKELFTKDGIRVDINAENEKIGYKIRETALLKIPYILIIGDKEVENNTVNVRKRGGENLGEMPVEKIKAIISEEIKSRSDFHFINRR